The Psychrobacillus sp. FSL K6-2836 nucleotide sequence ACTGCCTCTAAAATTAGTTCATGTTCCACAAGATGATGTGCATCCCTTAACTTAGTTGCAATCTCTGGAAACTTCTCCTCAAGTCTTAACTCTTCATGTATTAAAAGTTTTAATACAGAGTTAAGAAAGCGGTTACAAGAAAGTGTACATAATACTTGGTGAAAATTAATCGGAAGTAATTCAGAATCTTCCCCAATACTCACACACTGTTTATGTTGCTTAACTGATTCCTCTAAAAAACCTATTTCATCATCAGTCGCATTTTCAATGACTGATTTAATAACCTCCGACTCGATGATCACACGTACATTTAGTAAATCAATGATATCTTGCGCATTCTCAGGATCTGTTGCCTTCTTCATTTCAGCTTCAATCTTTAGTCTTTCTACATCACTTTGCATTCCTTCTAATTGCCGTTGTCCTTTTACAGTTAGAATTCTCCCTTGCGAGGATACTAATTCTGTCCATCCGAGCCCATCTAGCTCCTTTAACAATCTACCAACAGATGCCAAACTGATAGAATCACCCAGGTTCTCCATCTTTTCTTTCATAATCCATGAACCAAGTGGCTTTTCTGAATCAGCAAGACACTGTAAAGCGATCAAGTAATGAAAATCCGCTTCATTAGAAAACAACTCTTTACTCATCCTCATAATCACACCTCCTCCTCACTGATGAGTAGCTATTAGAATTATAATTTATCTTTTTAGTAAAAACAATCATTATTTTCTGAATTAACAGTTTTAATAAAAATATTTACCTAGATTTATGTGACCTTCGGATTCAATTTGTTTATCTCATTAATAACGGTTGCGTTAACGAAAATAATGCTGCTTCCCCAACAATTTGGCGAAACTACCGTTAGAAGTGGTTTGAAAAAGATCAATGTTGAAGGCACATTGATCTGGGGTACGATTTATGCTTTTATTTTACTTCCACTTACCACACCATTCGCAAGATTTCTGATAGTCGTATTTCATAAAATTATCAGAAGATAGACAACCGATTTTATAAAAATCAAATTGACATCTAAATAGGGTGCTTTTTTTGCCCCTTCTTAATTGTCTTAGAACCTGGTATTTGTCATTTAGTGAGTATTTTAGGTATTATAAATCTTGTAATAACCCGATATTTCATAATGAGAAATTAAATCATAAAGGCAATTAAATTGTTGAAATTTTTATAGTTTTAGCAAGAAAAAGACTGTAGTGATACTCAAAATCTGAGTATCACTACAGTCTTTTAAAATAATAATTGATTGATCAAGTACTTTCACTTTTCGGTATATAGGCAGATGGAGCAATTGGTTTACCTCTACTAAGTTCAATTTTATTCACAACTAGGAATGTAATAATACTAGCAACACTACCTGCGATAACTGCCATTATCCCGAAAGGATCTTCTAATATTTGCCAGGTTACACCAACTATTGAGCCAACAATAATCGAAGACAAACCTGCATTTTTGGTTACTCGATCAACTAATAATCCTAAAATGAACGCGGCAAATGGACCAGTTGAACGAATAGTAAAAGCAAATACTAATAACGGTATAATTTGTTGACTAAAAAGTGAAATTCCTATAGCAAACACACCTATTAGAATGATAATCAAACGAGATGCTTTTAATTCGGCTTCGCTCGTAACCTTTTTCTTTGATAGGGTAGGGTGAATATCAGTCATGTAAACTGATGCTACTGCTAGTAGATTGCCTGAGGCACTTGATAATGTAGCTGAAATAACCCCTGATAACAAGAGACCTGCAATAATTGGTGGTAATAGCTCTACCGAAACAGTGGCTAATGCACTATTTTCGTTAATATTCGGAAAGCTAGACAATGCAATTAATCCTAAAATTGCTGGTATAAACGCATATATAGTCATTAGACCACCGCAGAGTACAGATCCCCATACAGCCGTTTTTTCATCTTTCGCCGAATAATAACGTTGTACCGCCTCTTGCCCTGTAGAGAAAGTCATAAAATACATCAAGGTTAGACCAATAATTGTTGGCCAACCAATTTTTGTGAAACCTAACTGTTCCTTCGGTAAATTATTTAATACTGTGTCGACACCACCTGCTGCGGAAAATGCAAAAGGTACTGCGATTGCAAATCCTACAACAATTATGAAAAACTGAACAAAATCCGTTAATGTTACACTCCACATACCTCCTAAGAAAGTATAGAAGACAACAATAGTACCTGAAATAAGGATTGCCCAATTTAAACTAAAGCCCGTTAATACATGTACAATTGATGCTGTAGCAGTAATCTGTACAGCTGTTAACGCTGAAGATGCTACAACCGACAAAATACTCGAAATTAGTTGGCTACTTTTACCATAACGTCGACCAATTATTTCTGGAACAGTGGTAGCCAATGCGCGACGCATAAAAGGTGCTACAAAAGAAACTAGAATAATAGCTACACCAGC carries:
- a CDS encoding FCD domain-containing protein, which gives rise to MRMSKELFSNEADFHYLIALQCLADSEKPLGSWIMKEKMENLGDSISLASVGRLLKELDGLGWTELVSSQGRILTVKGQRQLEGMQSDVERLKIEAEMKKATDPENAQDIIDLLNVRVIIESEVIKSVIENATDDEIGFLEESVKQHKQCVSIGEDSELLPINFHQVLCTLSCNRFLNSVLKLLIHEELRLEEKFPEIATKLRDAHHLVEHELILEAVKARDVEKAVLLTKDHIQKLIQSVIN
- a CDS encoding sodium:solute symporter family transporter, with translation MGIIWGIIIVYMLVMIGIGFYAKTKIKSSEDYHLAGRRLGPIMLAGTLAATEIGGGSSVGVASKAYGEWGLSAGWYVVSAGVAIILVSFVAPFMRRALATTVPEIIGRRYGKSSQLISSILSVVASSALTAVQITATASIVHVLTGFSLNWAILISGTIVVFYTFLGGMWSVTLTDFVQFFIIVVGFAIAVPFAFSAAGGVDTVLNNLPKEQLGFTKIGWPTIIGLTLMYFMTFSTGQEAVQRYYSAKDEKTAVWGSVLCGGLMTIYAFIPAILGLIALSSFPNINENSALATVSVELLPPIIAGLLLSGVISATLSSASGNLLAVASVYMTDIHPTLSKKKVTSEAELKASRLIIILIGVFAIGISLFSQQIIPLLVFAFTIRSTGPFAAFILGLLVDRVTKNAGLSSIIVGSIVGVTWQILEDPFGIMAVIAGSVASIITFLVVNKIELSRGKPIAPSAYIPKSEST